In one window of Henckelia pumila isolate YLH828 chromosome 1, ASM3356847v2, whole genome shotgun sequence DNA:
- the LOC140867820 gene encoding uncharacterized protein has translation MNNKALNSIFTALDSNIFSLVTNCVCAKQVLEKLQMHCEGSDSVRRTKRRILTTQFENLRMEESETIDNYERRLRKIENEAIDLGDAISNERLVNKVLRSLPERFQMKICAIDESKDTSILRLDELMSSLRTYELEMNGVNESDLGDDSIAFLTKQFGTYLKRMRDSKKPGQKPKVLNTPAVGKPLRIGGPEQNTIPSKSQNRFQNEGKTLNNSKRFESVKCHECTGFGHFANECPTRLRKGMSAFLSNDEDEEGTEQGDDETHNALLVLVQQKNSVVTGVPILGHNTDQKLFCLNASVSGDSNQEAGEVELSWDNAQKMYEELYNDWIVRNKSNSALTKENRELKASVARLEVVLSKKDLELGKVKEELGRANATLAKFNSSKTKLDSILMMGKDDRAGLGFHNSKFEEGESSKTIFVKENNNFVKNPTVIPKEKPIPLKTQAPVQRKNQRKRRQELSSVLPTLNQNTARRKNTEKKDKGKVTYGGEANGKNVGKDTLNVEGLPKLHNNLCQVFDKSNSCVLIGTRSSDNCYQLGEEISCKFTKVDDLNLWHQKLGHANFKALKKLSKYEAVRGMPNLTSGVPYVCGDCQKDLMGPMEVESCGGKKYLFVCVDDFSRYSWVIRIRTDHGKEFENSLFEQFCEKEGISHEYSAPKTPQQNGIAERKNRTLQEMARVMLSSKNIAKRFWVEALNTACHISNRVMQLAKFDSKSDKCLFLGYALNSRAYRVFNLRTRTIIESINVIFDDYADLKGKTIEDHIDDLLDTVTP, from the exons ATGAACAACAAAGCCCTTAATTCTATTTTCACTGCTCTTGATTCTAATATATTTTCTCTGGTCACTAATTGTGTTTGTGCTAAACAGGTCTTGGAAAAACTTCAAATGCACTGTGAAGGATCTGATAGTGTGCGTCGAACCAAAAGAAGGATTCTCACTACTCAGTTTGAAAATCTGAGAATGGAAGAAAGTGAGACGATTGATAATTATGAACGTCGCTTGAGGAAGATTGAAAATGAGGCAATTGATCTTGGTGATGCTATTTCGAATGAACGACTTGTGAACAAAGTGTTGAGATCACTGCCTGAAAGATTTCAAATGAAGATTTGTGCAATTGATGAATCAAAAGACACATCAATTCTGAGATTGGATGAATTGATGAGTTCACTACGAACATATGAGTTGGAGATGAAT GGAGTAAACGAGTCTGATCTAGGAGATGATTCCATTGCCTTTCTTACCAAACAATTTGGTACCTATTTGAAAAGGATGAGAGATTCAAAGAAACCTGGTCAGAAGCCCAAAGTTTTAAATACTCCTGCTGTTGGAAAACCCTTAAGAATCGGTGGACCAGAACAGAATACCATTCCATCAAAGAGTCAAAATCGATTTCAGAATGAAGGAAAAACCTTGAATAACTCAAAGAGGTTTGAGTCTGTGAAGTGTCATGAGTGCACTGGCTTCGGTCACTTTGCTAATGAGTGTCCAACCAGACTTCGCAAAGGAATGAGTGCTTTCCTAAGTAATGATGAAGATGAGGAGGGTACAGAACAAGGAGATGATGAGACTCACAATGCACTGTTAGTTCTGGTACAGCAGAAAAAcagtgttgtcacaggtgtCCCAATACTTGGTCACAACACTGACCAAAAGTTATTCTGTCTGAATGCATCTGTTTCTGGAGACTCAAATCAAGAAGCTGGTGAAGTAGAACTTTCTTGGGATAATGCTCAGAAGATGTATGAAGAATTGTATAATGATTGGATAGTAAGGAACAAGTCAAATTCTGCTTTAACAAAGGAGAACCGTGAACTAAAAGCTTCAGTGGCTAGACTTGAAGTTGTGCTGAGCAAGAAGGATTTAGAACTTGGCAAGGTTAAAGAAGAGCTTGGAAGAGCCAATGCAACTCTTGCAAAGTTTAATTCGAGCAAGACCAAGCTGGATTCAATTCTGATGATGGGAAAAGATGATAGAGCTGGTCTAGGCTTTCATAATAGCAAGTTTGAAGAAGGGGAGTCATCAAAAACTATTTTTGTCAAGGAGAACAATAACTTTGTTAAGAATCCAACTGTAATTCCAAAAGAAAAACCAATTCCTTTGAAGACACAAGCTCCTGTTCAGAGGAAAAATCAAAGGAAGCGTAg GCAAGAGCTGTcatcagtgttgccaacactgaaccaGAACACTGCCAGGAGGAAAAATACTGAgaaaaag gATAAAGGAAAAGTGACTTATGGAGGAGAAGCTAATGGAAAGAATGTTGGAAAAGACACATTGAATGTAGAAGGACTGCCTAAGCTTCACAAT aatCTATGTCAAGTATTTGATAAAAGTAACTCTTGTGTTTTGATAGGAACTAGATCATCGGACAActgttatcaacttggagaagaAATTTCTTGTAAATTCACCAAGGTTGATGATTTGAATTTGTGGCATCAAAAGTTAGGACATGCTAACTTCAAAGCTCTGAAGAAACTGAGCAAGTATGAAGCTGTTCGTGGGATGCCAAATTTGACTTCTGGAGTTCCATACGTGTGTGGAGACTgtcaaaaag ATTTAATGGGACCTATGGAGGTTGAAAGCTGTGGAGGTAAGAAGTATTTATTTGTATGTGTTGATGACTTTTCAAGGTACTCATGG GTTATCAGGATTCGAACTGACCATGGTAAGGAATTTGAAAACTCATTGTTTGAGCAATTCTGTGAAAAGGAAGGAATATCACATGAATATTCAGCACCAAAGACACCTCAACAGAATGGCATTGCCGAAAGGAAAAATAGAACCCTCCAAGAGATGGCAAGGGTTATGTTAAGCtcaaaaaatattgcaaaaagatTTTGGGTTGAGGCTTTAAATACTGCTTGTCACATATCCAATAGGGT GATGCAGTTGGCTAAATTTGATTCAAAAAGCGATAAGTGTTTATTTCTTGGATATGCTTTGAATAGTCGAGCTTATCGTGTGTTTAACTTGAGAACTAGAACTATCATTGAATCTATTAACGTGATATTTGATGATTATGCAGATCTGAAAGGGAAAACAATTGAAGACCATATTGATGATCTGCTAGATACTGTTACTCCATAG
- the LOC140864066 gene encoding C2 and GRAM domain-containing protein At5g50170 isoform X2, with product MKKLHAYLLEGRDLAVEDSYLKLKVGKFKSKTRVLKNTKNPVWNEEFVFGVHDLQDELVVSVYKHNDHEPGFFNVSTGNLVGRVKIPLWSIVEEENQNLPPTWFSVHRSKNVKSIDGDCGKLLLSLSMHEGDQDSSSESGVKSAWSRFSYPSTLWPKKMHDGKSVMKSITGRLDKLFVKTEETSKIDNSSEASSTSEGEDCLEETHHSSSFHELIELMKSKHGKGELPETLQGGVLLDQTYMTSADDLNIILFAPDSDFRNELSELQGTVDIHEGAWMCKPEDDFCLTRTVSYTKSATKLVKAVKATEQQKYVTAGGTEFAVSVNVSTPDVPYGTIFKVELLYRIMPGTSLSLGEESSRLEVSWAVNFGQKTMMKSVIEGGVKQGLKESFEQFASLLSRKVKLVTAADMSGEDHILATRESGLRSDMELNVKYFWNFTVVSTVFVVLYVLIHVLLCERDKLRGLEFDGLDLPDSFGEIITCGIIVIQLERVYGMIMHFVDARLRRGSDSGVRAHGDGWILTIALIEGANLTSLNSTELSDPYVVFTCNGKTRTSSVKLQTLCPQWNDYLAKMEKEVGKKLKLRSPYKNSTFQKLFGLPAEEFLINDFTCSLKRSLPLQGRLFCSARIIGFYANFLGHKTKFFFLWEDIEDIQELPPSFSTVGSPSLVIILHKGRGVDAKHGAKILDDEGRLHFYFHSFVSFNAASRTIMALWKTRTSEREQKHEILLEQQMDEHGKHLFEDTGSRFIADDLEMSLICSAELSMDNKSLVMMFDGGDLEHRVMTKSGCLNYVTTTWEPVAPEIQERQVSYKFSRHISIFGGDVASTQQKSPLENEGGWVVNEIMTLRDVPFGDHFRVHVKYQIKNSSLAHDSCKCEIYTGVVWLKGTTFQQRITKNVIGMFTQRFKEILQMMESEILLAATR from the exons ATGAAGAAGCTTCACGCATATTTGTTGGAGGGCAGAGACTTGGCGGTGGAGGACTCTTACTTGAAGCTGAAAGTTGGGAAATTTAAGTCGAAAACCAGAGTTTTGAAGAATACCAAGAACCCGGTTTGGAACGAGGAGTTTGTGTTTGGGGTGCATGATTTGCAGGATGAGCTGGTGGTTTCGGTGTATAAACATAATGATCATGAACCAGGATTCTTCAATGTCAGTACTGGGAATTTGGTGGGTCGGGTCAAGATTCCTCTTTGGAGTATTGTAGAGGAAGAGAATCAGAATCTGCCCCCAACTTGGTTTTCCGTTCACAGGTCCAAGAACGTGAAATCAATCGACGGGGATTGTG GTAAACTTCTTCTCTCACTTTCCATGCATGAAGGAGACCAAGATAGTTCTAGTGAGTCAGGGGTCAAATCTGCTTGGTCTCGATTTTCTTATCCGTCCACCCTTTGGCCTAAAAAGATGCATGATGGGAAGTCGGTGATGAAGTCCATAACTGGTCGTTTGGACAAATTATTCGTGAAGACAGAGGAAACATCGAAAATTGACAATTCATCTGAAGCTTCCAGCACATCAGAAGGGGAAGATTGTTTGGAGGAAACTCATCATAGCTCTAGCTTCCATGAATTAATTGAACTTATGAAATCCAAGCATGGAAAAGGAGAGCTTCCGGAGACTCTTCAAGGTGGTGTTCTTCTGGATCAGACATACATGACCTCTGCCGATGATCTTAATATCATTCTCTTTGCTCCCGATTCTGATTTCCGAAACGAGCTGTCAGAATTACAGGGTACGGTAGATATTCACGAGGGAGCTTGGATGTGTAAACCTGAAGATGATTTCTGTTTGACACGAACTGTATCTTACACAAAATCTGCAACAAAATTAGTCAAGGCTGTGAAAGCCACTGAGCAACAAAAATATGTAACGGCTGGTGGGACAGAATTCGCAGTTTCAGTTAATGTAAGTACTCCTGATGTCCCATATGGAACCATTTTCAAGGTTGAATTGCTTTATAGGATAATGCCTGGCACATCTCTGTCTTTGGGAGAGGAATCTTCCCGTCTTGAAGTATCTTGGGCTGTTAACTTTGGCCAAAAAACGATGATGAAAAGCGTGATTGAAGGAGGAGTGAAGCAAGGCTTGAAAGAGAGTTTTGAACAGTTTGCAAGCTTACTGTCTCGAAAAGTTAAATTAGTTACTGCTGCAGATATGTCAGGGGAAGATCACATTTTGGCTACTCGAGAGTCGGGGCTTCGGTCTGATATGGAGTTAAATGTGAAATACTTTTGGAATTTCACGGTTGTGTCCACCGTTTTCGTTGTTTTGTACGTCTTGATTCATGTTCTTCTCTGTGAGCGAGACAAACTGAGAGGGTTAGAATTCGATGGGCTTGACTTACCAGATAGTTTTGGAGAAATCATCACCTGTGGAATAATAGTTATTCAATTGGAAAGAGTTTATGGCATGATTATGCATTTTGTGGATGCTAGGCTACGAAGAG GAAGTGATTCTGGAGTTCGAGCACACGGTGATGGATGGATTCTAACCATCGCTTTGATCGAAGGAGCAAATTTAACTTCTTTGAACTCTACGGAGTTATCTGATCCTTACGTCGTGTTCACTTGCAATGGTAAGACAAGAACAAGCTCTGTCAAGCTTCAAACTCTCTGTCCTCAATGGAACG ATTATCTAGCAAAAATGGAGAAAGAGGTTGGAAAGAAG TTAAAACTTCGGTCGCCATACAAGAATTCAACCTTTCAGAAATTATTTGGATTGCCCGCTGAAGAATTTCTTATCAATGATTTCACATGTTCCTTGAAAAGAAGTTTGCCGTTACAG GGGCGGCTATTTTGTTCTGCTCGAATAATTGGGTTTTATGCCAACTTTTTGGgtcacaaaacaaaatttttcttCCTTTGGGAGGACATAGAAGATATTCAGGAGCTTCCACCATCGTTTTCAACGGTTGGAAGCCCCTCTCTTGTAATTATTCTGCACAAGGGTCGAGGTGTCGATGCAAAACACGGAGCAAAGATTTTAGATGACGAAGGAAGGCTGCATTTCTACTTTCATTCTTTCGTTTCTTTCAATGCAGCGTCCAG GACAATCATGGCTTTGTGGAAAACAAGAACGTCGGAAAGAGAACAGAAACATGAAATACTGTTGGAACAACAGATGGATGAGCATGGAAAACATTTATTTGAAGACACCGGATCGCGCTTTATTGCTGATGATTTGGAGATGTCTCTGATCTGTTCTGCTGAACTTTCCATGGAT AACAAATCACTTGTGATGATGTTTGACGGAGGAGACTTGGAACACAGAGTTATGACCAAGTCCGGTTGTCTCAACTATGTGACGACGACATGGGAACCTGTGGCTCCCGAGATTCAAGAGCGACAGGTTTCGTACAAGTTTAGTCGCCATATCTCGATCTTTGGAGGGGATGTTGCGTCTACACAACAAAAATCCCCCCTCGAAAATGAGGGAGGATGGGTGGTGAACGAGATCATGACCCTCCGTGATGTGCCGTTTGGCGATCATTTTCGA GTTCATGTGAAATACCAGATCAAGAACTCTTCTTTGGCTCATGATTCTTGCAAGTGCGAAATTTATACAGGTGTCGTGTGGTTAAAAGGCACCACGTTTCAGCAGAGAATAACGAAGAATGTTATTGGCATGTTCAcccaacggttcaaggaaatacTGCAAATGATGGAGAGTGAGATTCTATTGGCAGCAACTCGATAG
- the LOC140864066 gene encoding C2 and GRAM domain-containing protein At5g50170 isoform X1, which translates to MKKLHAYLLEGRDLAVEDSYLKLKVGKFKSKTRVLKNTKNPVWNEEFVFGVHDLQDELVVSVYKHNDHEPGFFNVSTGNLVGRVKIPLWSIVEEENQNLPPTWFSVHRSKNVKSIDGDCGKLLLSLSMHEGDQDSSSESGVKSAWSRFSYPSTLWPKKMHDGKSVMKSITGRLDKLFVKTEETSKIDNSSEASSTSEGEDCLEETHHSSSFHELIELMKSKHGKGELPETLQGGVLLDQTYMTSADDLNIILFAPDSDFRNELSELQGTVDIHEGAWMCKPEDDFCLTRTVSYTKSATKLVKAVKATEQQKYVTAGGTEFAVSVNVSTPDVPYGTIFKVELLYRIMPGTSLSLGEESSRLEVSWAVNFGQKTMMKSVIEGGVKQGLKESFEQFASLLSRKVKLVTAADMSGEDHILATRESGLRSDMELNVKYFWNFTVVSTVFVVLYVLIHVLLCERDKLRGLEFDGLDLPDSFGEIITCGIIVIQLERVYGMIMHFVDARLRRGSDSGVRAHGDGWILTIALIEGANLTSLNSTELSDPYVVFTCNGKTRTSSVKLQTLCPQWNEILEFDLVEDPPSVLNVEVFDFDGPFDQVFSLGHAEINFLKHTSAELADLWIPLNGKLAQSAQSKLHLRIFLYNNNGVETIADYLAKMEKEVGKKLKLRSPYKNSTFQKLFGLPAEEFLINDFTCSLKRSLPLQGRLFCSARIIGFYANFLGHKTKFFFLWEDIEDIQELPPSFSTVGSPSLVIILHKGRGVDAKHGAKILDDEGRLHFYFHSFVSFNAASRTIMALWKTRTSEREQKHEILLEQQMDEHGKHLFEDTGSRFIADDLEMSLICSAELSMDNKSLVMMFDGGDLEHRVMTKSGCLNYVTTTWEPVAPEIQERQVSYKFSRHISIFGGDVASTQQKSPLENEGGWVVNEIMTLRDVPFGDHFRVHVKYQIKNSSLAHDSCKCEIYTGVVWLKGTTFQQRITKNVIGMFTQRFKEILQMMESEILLAATR; encoded by the exons ATGAAGAAGCTTCACGCATATTTGTTGGAGGGCAGAGACTTGGCGGTGGAGGACTCTTACTTGAAGCTGAAAGTTGGGAAATTTAAGTCGAAAACCAGAGTTTTGAAGAATACCAAGAACCCGGTTTGGAACGAGGAGTTTGTGTTTGGGGTGCATGATTTGCAGGATGAGCTGGTGGTTTCGGTGTATAAACATAATGATCATGAACCAGGATTCTTCAATGTCAGTACTGGGAATTTGGTGGGTCGGGTCAAGATTCCTCTTTGGAGTATTGTAGAGGAAGAGAATCAGAATCTGCCCCCAACTTGGTTTTCCGTTCACAGGTCCAAGAACGTGAAATCAATCGACGGGGATTGTG GTAAACTTCTTCTCTCACTTTCCATGCATGAAGGAGACCAAGATAGTTCTAGTGAGTCAGGGGTCAAATCTGCTTGGTCTCGATTTTCTTATCCGTCCACCCTTTGGCCTAAAAAGATGCATGATGGGAAGTCGGTGATGAAGTCCATAACTGGTCGTTTGGACAAATTATTCGTGAAGACAGAGGAAACATCGAAAATTGACAATTCATCTGAAGCTTCCAGCACATCAGAAGGGGAAGATTGTTTGGAGGAAACTCATCATAGCTCTAGCTTCCATGAATTAATTGAACTTATGAAATCCAAGCATGGAAAAGGAGAGCTTCCGGAGACTCTTCAAGGTGGTGTTCTTCTGGATCAGACATACATGACCTCTGCCGATGATCTTAATATCATTCTCTTTGCTCCCGATTCTGATTTCCGAAACGAGCTGTCAGAATTACAGGGTACGGTAGATATTCACGAGGGAGCTTGGATGTGTAAACCTGAAGATGATTTCTGTTTGACACGAACTGTATCTTACACAAAATCTGCAACAAAATTAGTCAAGGCTGTGAAAGCCACTGAGCAACAAAAATATGTAACGGCTGGTGGGACAGAATTCGCAGTTTCAGTTAATGTAAGTACTCCTGATGTCCCATATGGAACCATTTTCAAGGTTGAATTGCTTTATAGGATAATGCCTGGCACATCTCTGTCTTTGGGAGAGGAATCTTCCCGTCTTGAAGTATCTTGGGCTGTTAACTTTGGCCAAAAAACGATGATGAAAAGCGTGATTGAAGGAGGAGTGAAGCAAGGCTTGAAAGAGAGTTTTGAACAGTTTGCAAGCTTACTGTCTCGAAAAGTTAAATTAGTTACTGCTGCAGATATGTCAGGGGAAGATCACATTTTGGCTACTCGAGAGTCGGGGCTTCGGTCTGATATGGAGTTAAATGTGAAATACTTTTGGAATTTCACGGTTGTGTCCACCGTTTTCGTTGTTTTGTACGTCTTGATTCATGTTCTTCTCTGTGAGCGAGACAAACTGAGAGGGTTAGAATTCGATGGGCTTGACTTACCAGATAGTTTTGGAGAAATCATCACCTGTGGAATAATAGTTATTCAATTGGAAAGAGTTTATGGCATGATTATGCATTTTGTGGATGCTAGGCTACGAAGAG GAAGTGATTCTGGAGTTCGAGCACACGGTGATGGATGGATTCTAACCATCGCTTTGATCGAAGGAGCAAATTTAACTTCTTTGAACTCTACGGAGTTATCTGATCCTTACGTCGTGTTCACTTGCAATGGTAAGACAAGAACAAGCTCTGTCAAGCTTCAAACTCTCTGTCCTCAATGGAACG AGATACTCGAGTTTGATCTTGTAGAAGATCCACCTTCCGTGCTCAATGTGGAAGTTTTTGATTTTGATGGCCCATTTGATCAAGTTTTTTCTCTTGGGCATGCGGAGATCAATTTTTTGAAACACACTTCTGCTGAACTGGCAGACTTGTGGATTCCTTTGAATGGAAAGCTTGCTCAGTCTGCACAGTCGAAGCTGCACTTGAGAATATTTCTGTACAATAATAACGGGGTCGAAACAATTGCAGATTATCTAGCAAAAATGGAGAAAGAGGTTGGAAAGAAG TTAAAACTTCGGTCGCCATACAAGAATTCAACCTTTCAGAAATTATTTGGATTGCCCGCTGAAGAATTTCTTATCAATGATTTCACATGTTCCTTGAAAAGAAGTTTGCCGTTACAG GGGCGGCTATTTTGTTCTGCTCGAATAATTGGGTTTTATGCCAACTTTTTGGgtcacaaaacaaaatttttcttCCTTTGGGAGGACATAGAAGATATTCAGGAGCTTCCACCATCGTTTTCAACGGTTGGAAGCCCCTCTCTTGTAATTATTCTGCACAAGGGTCGAGGTGTCGATGCAAAACACGGAGCAAAGATTTTAGATGACGAAGGAAGGCTGCATTTCTACTTTCATTCTTTCGTTTCTTTCAATGCAGCGTCCAG GACAATCATGGCTTTGTGGAAAACAAGAACGTCGGAAAGAGAACAGAAACATGAAATACTGTTGGAACAACAGATGGATGAGCATGGAAAACATTTATTTGAAGACACCGGATCGCGCTTTATTGCTGATGATTTGGAGATGTCTCTGATCTGTTCTGCTGAACTTTCCATGGAT AACAAATCACTTGTGATGATGTTTGACGGAGGAGACTTGGAACACAGAGTTATGACCAAGTCCGGTTGTCTCAACTATGTGACGACGACATGGGAACCTGTGGCTCCCGAGATTCAAGAGCGACAGGTTTCGTACAAGTTTAGTCGCCATATCTCGATCTTTGGAGGGGATGTTGCGTCTACACAACAAAAATCCCCCCTCGAAAATGAGGGAGGATGGGTGGTGAACGAGATCATGACCCTCCGTGATGTGCCGTTTGGCGATCATTTTCGA GTTCATGTGAAATACCAGATCAAGAACTCTTCTTTGGCTCATGATTCTTGCAAGTGCGAAATTTATACAGGTGTCGTGTGGTTAAAAGGCACCACGTTTCAGCAGAGAATAACGAAGAATGTTATTGGCATGTTCAcccaacggttcaaggaaatacTGCAAATGATGGAGAGTGAGATTCTATTGGCAGCAACTCGATAG
- the LOC140880185 gene encoding DNA-directed RNA polymerases II, IV and V subunit 8B-like translates to MAEFYLDEIIKVHKMDNQVVYDKVSRIIARSEGEEFYMELDVNKELYPMLAGEKYRMVMASTLLMDGSAVTDYFPEGKQKSLADKFEYVMHGLLYKMSEVQVKADDGSNDTKVAVYVSFGGLQLLLRGDPLKMHKFKVDQKMFLLLRKI, encoded by the exons ATGGCTGAGTTTTACTTAGACGAGATAATCAAGGTCCATAAAATGGATAATCAAGTTGTATATGACAAGG TTTCGCGCATCATCGCAAGAAGTGAAGGTGAGGAGTTTTATATGGAGTTAGATGTGAACAAAGAACTGTATCCTATGCTCGCGGGTGAAAAATATCGAATGGTGATGGCTAGCACTCTGCTGATGGATGGTTCTGCTGTTACAGATTACTTTCCTGAG GGCAAACAAAAATCTCTTGCAGACAAATTTGAGTATGTGATGCATGGGCTTCTGTATAAAATGTCAGAAGTTCAAGTAAAGGCTGATGATGGAAGCAATGATACTAAAGT GGCTGTCTATGTTTCATTTGGAGGCCTTCAGTTGCTGCTGAGAGGTGATCCCCTGAAGATGCACAAGTTTAAAGTCGACCAGAAGATGTTTCTTCTGTTGCGAAAGATATGA
- the LOC140876343 gene encoding histone deacetylase 6-like, producing the protein MVNSGGGASLPATCTDARKRRVSYFYEPTIGDYYYGQGHPMKPHRIRMAHNLIVHYSLHRRMEISRPFPAAAADILRFHSPEYVEFLSSVTPDTLLDHTHSRQLKRFNVGEDCPVFDGLFNFCQASAGGSIGAAVKLNRQDADIAINWAGGLHHAKKSEASGFCYVNDIVLGILELLKVHRRVLYIDIDIHHGDGVEEAFYVTDRVMTVSFHKFGDFFPGTGHIKDIGVAAGKNYALNVPLNDGLNDQHFRSLFRPIIQKVMEVYQPDAVVLQCGADSLAGDRLGCFNLSVKGHADCLRFLRSFNVPLMVLGGGGYTIRNVARCWCYETAVAVDVEPDNKLPYNDYYEYFGPDYTLHVEPSTVENLNTDRDLEKMRNMLLDQLSKLEHVPSVPFQVMPPTTEVPEEREEGMEVREKPRIWNGELDYESEGDENENSL; encoded by the exons ATGGTGAACTCCGGCGGCGGCGCGTCGCTACCTGCTACATGTACCGACGCCCGAAAGCGGCGAGTGTCGTACTTCTACGAGCCGACAATCGGCGATTACTACTACGGCCAAGGGCACCCCATGAAACCCCATCGCATACGCATGGCTCACAACCTGATCGTCCACTACTCCCTCCACCGGCGAATGGAAATCAGTCGCCCATTccccgccgccgccgccgacATCTTACGCTTCCACTCTCCTGAATACGTCGAATTTCTCTCATCCGTCACACCCGACACGCTTCTCGACCACACCCACTCGCGCCAACTCAAGCGTTTTAATGTGGGAGAGGACTGCCCCGTGTTCGACGGATTATTTAACTTCTGTCAAGCATCAGCCGGCGGTTCTATCGGCGCTGCTGTGAAGCTCAATCGACAGGACGCGGATATTGCTATAAATTGGGCTGGAGGGCTTCACCATGCGAAGAAAAGTGAGGCTTCCGGGTTTTGTTATGTTAATGATATTGTGCTTGGAATTCTTGAGCTACTCAAAGTACACAGG CGTGTACTATACATTGACATTGATATTCATCATGGAGACGGCGTTGAGGAGGCCTTTTATGTCACTGATCGAGTGATGACCGTGTCATTTCACAAATTCGGTGACTTTTTTCCTGGAACAGGGCACATCAAAGACATTGGAGTGGCGGCTGGGAAGAATTATGCTCTTAATGTTCCATTGAATGACGGATTAAATGATCAACATTTCCGAAGTTTATTCCGTCCCATCATCCAGAAAGTCATGGAGGTGTACCAGCCAGATGCTGTTGTTCTTCAATGTGGAGCAGATTCATTGGCTGGTGATCGGTTAGGGTGCTTTAATTTGTCCGTGAAAGGACATGCAGATTGCCTTCGTTTTTTGAGGTCTTTTAATGTTCCTCTCATGGTTTTGGGAGGGGGAGGGTATACAATCCGGAACGTTGCCCGTTGCTGGTGCTATGAG ACTGCTGTTGCAGTTGACGTAGAACCAGATAATAAATTGCCTTACAACGATTATTATGAGTACTTTGGCCCTGATTATACTCTTCATGTGGAACCAAGTACGGTGGAAAATCTGAATACAGACAGAGATTTGGAGAAAATGAG AAATATGCTACTTGATCAACTTTCTAAACTAGAACATGTACCTAGCGTCCCATTTCAAGTAATGCCTCCAACCACTGAAGTTCCGGAAGAG AGAGAAGAGGGCATGGAAGTGAGGGAAAAACCTCGTATATGGAATGGTGAATTGGATTATGAGTCTGAAGGTGATGAGAATGAGAATTCTCTTTAG